Proteins from a genomic interval of Gordonia sp. SL306:
- a CDS encoding MFS transporter yields the protein MQHWRVLIILCAAQFIMVLDTTVMNVSVSSVVVDLDTTITQVQLAITLYTLVMGSFMLFGGRLGDMFGRRRVFSIGLIVYGIGSLITAFSPNIGVLLFGWSFVEGAGAVLVMPAIISLTATNYDGKDRATAYSALGGIAAAGAAAGPLIGGWVTEVLTWRVVFAAETVVCLAVIACVRVISDTDRSTSRRMDWGGTFLSAAGLGLIVLAFLQSGTWGFVRPSGALTIAGKEITPFGLSVVPFMIAAGVFVLIGFFRWERHVISRGETPLMHPDLLRKLQLRNGLVMMVAQQTIIGGIFFVIPIYLQYVLLKNAFETGVKLAPMSVAMLVAAFASPKLAATQSPRRMVRLGLILVIVGSSVLVTTIEPQLNGVLFAIGMAIFGAGFGFIASQLGNVIMSSVGDRDRGEAGGLQGTAQNIGTSVGVALLGALLIASLSSGFNNAAQADPNLSEQSKTRVAELSADGVEIVTGDQLTEAAEANGLSPQDVEQLSQHYGEAQIQSIKDSILLAILLAGLGLVVAQRLPRQPGAELGSTAMVGAEPEPENP from the coding sequence GTGCAACACTGGCGCGTCCTGATCATTCTGTGCGCTGCGCAGTTCATCATGGTGCTCGACACCACGGTCATGAATGTGTCCGTGTCCAGCGTCGTGGTCGACCTCGACACGACCATCACCCAGGTGCAGTTGGCGATCACGCTCTACACCCTGGTGATGGGTTCGTTCATGCTGTTCGGCGGTCGACTCGGCGACATGTTCGGACGTCGTCGGGTGTTCTCGATCGGCCTGATCGTCTACGGCATCGGGTCATTGATCACCGCGTTCAGCCCCAACATCGGAGTTCTGCTGTTCGGCTGGTCGTTTGTCGAGGGCGCCGGCGCGGTGTTGGTGATGCCGGCGATCATCTCGCTCACCGCAACCAATTACGACGGCAAGGACCGCGCCACCGCGTACAGCGCATTGGGTGGGATCGCCGCCGCCGGTGCGGCGGCCGGCCCGCTGATAGGCGGATGGGTCACCGAGGTACTGACGTGGCGGGTCGTCTTCGCAGCCGAGACAGTGGTGTGTCTGGCCGTGATCGCGTGTGTGCGGGTCATCTCGGACACCGACCGGTCGACCTCGCGTCGGATGGATTGGGGCGGCACTTTCCTCTCGGCTGCAGGTCTTGGCCTCATCGTGTTGGCGTTCCTGCAGTCCGGCACCTGGGGCTTCGTCCGGCCATCCGGGGCATTGACCATCGCGGGCAAGGAGATCACGCCGTTCGGGCTCTCGGTGGTGCCGTTCATGATCGCGGCCGGGGTGTTCGTCCTCATCGGATTCTTCCGCTGGGAACGTCACGTCATCTCGCGCGGTGAGACGCCCTTGATGCACCCCGACCTGCTGCGAAAACTCCAGTTGCGCAACGGGCTCGTCATGATGGTCGCGCAGCAGACGATCATCGGCGGGATCTTCTTCGTGATCCCGATCTACCTCCAGTACGTTCTGCTGAAGAATGCGTTCGAGACGGGTGTGAAGCTGGCTCCCATGTCGGTCGCCATGCTGGTCGCCGCCTTTGCGAGCCCGAAACTCGCTGCGACACAATCGCCACGGCGTATGGTCCGCCTCGGTCTGATACTCGTCATCGTCGGATCGTCCGTGCTGGTGACCACGATCGAGCCGCAACTCAACGGGGTGTTGTTCGCGATCGGGATGGCGATTTTCGGAGCCGGATTCGGGTTCATCGCCTCACAACTCGGCAACGTCATCATGTCATCGGTCGGCGACCGCGACCGAGGTGAGGCCGGCGGCCTCCAGGGCACGGCGCAGAACATCGGGACGTCTGTCGGGGTCGCCCTCCTCGGCGCGCTGCTCATCGCATCGCTCAGCAGCGGATTCAACAATGCCGCCCAAGCCGATCCGAATCTGTCCGAGCAGAGCAAGACCCGGGTCGCCGAGCTCTCCGCCGACGGGGTCGAGATCGTGACCGGAGATCAGCTCACCGAGGCGGCCGAGGCGAACGGCTTGTCGCCCCAGGACGTCGAGCAACTCTCGCAGCATTACGGGGAGGCTCAGATCCAGTCGATCAAGGACTCGATCCTGCTCGCCATCCTGCTTGCCGGGCTGGGTCTCGTCGTCGCACAGCGCCTCCCCCGACAACCTGGTGCGGAACTCGGTTCGACCGCGATGGTCGGCGCCGAACCCGAACCCGAGAATCCCTGA
- a CDS encoding SHOCT domain-containing protein: protein MPGLIRAAARTAVIAGTATSVSNRVSRRQSNRWAQQEYDNQQRYAQPQPVPQAAPPAPPAASPAPDTIEQLKELGALYQQGILTEQEFAAQKAKILGS from the coding sequence ATGCCCGGACTCATCCGCGCGGCCGCGCGTACCGCCGTCATCGCCGGAACTGCGACGTCGGTGAGCAACCGTGTGTCCCGCCGTCAGTCGAACCGGTGGGCGCAACAGGAATACGACAATCAGCAGCGCTATGCGCAGCCCCAACCGGTGCCGCAAGCAGCACCTCCGGCCCCGCCTGCCGCGTCGCCTGCCCCGGACACCATCGAACAGCTCAAGGAACTCGGTGCGCTCTATCAGCAAGGCATCCTGACCGAGCAGGAGTTCGCCGCTCAGAAGGCGAAGATCCTCGGCAGCTGA
- a CDS encoding DUF6325 family protein — protein MTEEAAQELGPIDYVVLEWPDKQPNGEAIPYLIDLVDRGVIRIIDLAFVMKDEDGSITQIELDQLGADFEVFDGVSTDLISTDDVSEAASVLQPGTAAAIIVYENAWAAGFAAALRRNGGQMVSAGRIPMDEFLETLDAAEA, from the coding sequence ATGACCGAAGAAGCCGCCCAAGAGCTCGGACCCATCGACTACGTCGTATTGGAATGGCCAGACAAGCAGCCGAACGGAGAGGCGATTCCCTACCTGATCGACCTGGTGGATCGCGGAGTCATCCGCATCATCGATCTCGCCTTCGTGATGAAGGACGAGGACGGCTCGATCACCCAGATCGAACTCGACCAGCTGGGCGCCGATTTCGAGGTTTTCGACGGTGTCTCCACCGATCTGATCTCGACCGACGACGTCTCCGAAGCGGCATCGGTGCTGCAGCCGGGGACCGCGGCGGCGATCATCGTGTACGAAAATGCCTGGGCTGCAGGCTTTGCTGCAGCACTGCGACGAAACGGTGGCCAGATGGTGTCCGCCGGTCGTATCCCGATGGACGAATTCCTCGAAACCCTGGACGCCGCGGAGGCCTGA
- a CDS encoding DUF998 domain-containing protein has protein sequence MTSAAPRTRPGRVVAAGLLVALAGVCYSSWVLEFLWPSPLDPFRSFLSELDAAHRPHREVYVAGDITTACCAMLAAVVLLVPRPVFHGFPAITAVVALGTFGMSTIADALMPIECIPGVDAGCPSQPSGILPQLHHIHALTSTLAVFSIFTAMIAATVAAYRSGTWPELRVVGSIVLFVVVVSTVWMLAADNLSGDFRLGLAQRIQVGGMTVWLMIWGWAIVAARHGRGGATHECRTGDVNADR, from the coding sequence GTGACGTCCGCCGCGCCCCGAACTCGGCCGGGGCGTGTCGTCGCGGCGGGACTCCTGGTGGCGCTCGCCGGCGTCTGCTATTCGTCCTGGGTTCTGGAGTTCCTGTGGCCCAGTCCGCTCGATCCGTTCCGCAGTTTCCTGAGCGAACTGGACGCCGCCCACCGCCCTCATCGTGAGGTGTACGTCGCGGGCGACATCACCACCGCGTGTTGCGCGATGCTCGCCGCCGTCGTACTGCTCGTGCCGCGACCCGTGTTCCACGGGTTTCCGGCGATCACCGCGGTGGTGGCGCTCGGCACATTCGGGATGTCGACGATTGCCGACGCACTCATGCCGATCGAGTGCATTCCCGGGGTCGACGCCGGCTGCCCGAGCCAGCCAAGCGGAATCCTCCCGCAGTTACACCACATTCACGCCCTGACGAGCACGCTGGCGGTCTTCTCGATCTTCACCGCGATGATCGCGGCGACGGTCGCCGCCTACCGGTCGGGCACGTGGCCCGAACTGCGGGTGGTCGGGAGCATCGTGCTGTTCGTGGTCGTGGTCTCGACGGTGTGGATGCTGGCCGCCGACAACCTGTCGGGCGATTTTCGTCTCGGTCTCGCCCAGCGCATCCAGGTCGGCGGGATGACGGTGTGGTTGATGATCTGGGGCTGGGCGATCGTCGCGGCGCGGCACGGCCGTGGAGGAGCCACACACGAATGTCGGACGGGTGACGTCAACGCAGATCGATGA
- a CDS encoding AMP-dependent synthetase/ligase, with protein sequence MADAERITFPHESGTAVATLPEAFQLTTTMRPDGVAIRTVGGIQEITWAQYAARVEAIARGLAAVGVRRGDTVGIMLTNRPEFHLVDTAALHLGAIPFSIYNTSSPDQIEYLFDNAENAVVVTEQVFLPAVRAADTAVTTTIVVDGAASGAITLAELEQTEAPDDFDFEASWRAVRPDDLATLIYTSGTTGPPKGVEITHRNIIAELAALEEHVDAGFDDRVISYLPAAHIADRVSSHAANMVRGIQVTTVPDPREIAAALPEVRPTFFFGVPRVWQKIRAGIEAKMAEESSPVKKNLAAWALGAGAASAKAHLEGRGDGLVGGVQHGLADKLVLHKIRAAIGMDQVTFAGSGAAAIPPEVLQFFLGLGVPVLEVWGMSETTGVSTMTTAENLKIGTVGKPVAGVETKLAADGELLIRGPVVMRGYRKEPEKTADTIDADGWLATGDIATIDDQGNVTIVDRKKELIINEAGKNMSPTNIENAMKAASSLIGQVVAIGDGKPYIAALVVLDPDAAAARAKNLNIPDADVATLSRRREVIEEVTAAIREGNGKLSRVEQVKRFTMVPAAWDPGGDELTPTMKLRRKPIATKYADRIGGMYGESPGSDVIDLR encoded by the coding sequence ATGGCGGACGCAGAGCGAATCACATTTCCTCACGAGAGCGGCACCGCGGTGGCCACCCTCCCGGAGGCCTTTCAACTGACGACGACGATGCGCCCGGACGGCGTGGCGATCCGGACCGTCGGCGGAATCCAGGAGATCACCTGGGCGCAGTACGCCGCCCGCGTCGAGGCGATCGCACGCGGGCTCGCCGCAGTCGGCGTCCGACGTGGGGACACCGTCGGCATCATGCTGACCAACCGGCCCGAGTTCCACTTGGTCGACACCGCGGCCTTGCACCTCGGGGCGATCCCGTTCTCCATCTACAACACGAGTTCGCCGGATCAGATCGAGTACCTGTTCGACAATGCCGAGAACGCCGTGGTGGTCACCGAGCAGGTCTTCCTGCCGGCGGTTCGTGCCGCCGACACCGCGGTCACGACGACGATCGTGGTGGACGGGGCCGCGAGTGGCGCGATCACGCTCGCCGAACTGGAGCAGACCGAGGCGCCGGATGACTTCGATTTCGAGGCATCGTGGCGCGCCGTGCGACCGGATGATCTGGCGACCCTCATCTACACCTCGGGTACCACCGGCCCACCGAAGGGCGTGGAGATCACCCACCGCAACATCATCGCCGAGCTCGCCGCCCTCGAGGAACACGTCGACGCGGGTTTCGACGATCGGGTCATCTCGTACCTGCCTGCTGCCCACATCGCCGACCGCGTGTCCTCGCATGCGGCGAACATGGTCCGCGGAATCCAGGTGACGACCGTTCCGGACCCGCGCGAGATCGCCGCTGCACTACCGGAGGTGCGGCCAACGTTCTTCTTCGGTGTGCCGCGGGTGTGGCAGAAGATCCGTGCGGGGATCGAGGCGAAGATGGCCGAGGAATCGAGCCCCGTGAAGAAGAACCTGGCGGCCTGGGCACTCGGGGCCGGAGCCGCCTCCGCGAAGGCGCATCTCGAGGGACGAGGCGACGGATTGGTCGGTGGCGTCCAGCACGGGCTCGCCGACAAGCTGGTGTTGCACAAGATCCGTGCCGCCATCGGGATGGACCAGGTCACGTTCGCCGGTTCCGGCGCGGCGGCGATTCCGCCCGAGGTGCTGCAGTTCTTCCTCGGTCTCGGTGTTCCGGTGTTGGAGGTCTGGGGGATGTCGGAGACCACCGGGGTGTCCACGATGACCACTGCGGAGAATCTCAAGATCGGTACCGTCGGCAAGCCGGTCGCCGGTGTGGAGACGAAACTCGCCGCTGACGGTGAGCTCCTCATCCGTGGTCCGGTGGTGATGCGCGGCTATCGCAAGGAACCGGAGAAGACCGCGGACACCATCGATGCGGACGGCTGGCTCGCGACCGGCGACATCGCCACCATCGACGACCAGGGCAACGTGACCATCGTCGATCGCAAGAAGGAACTGATCATCAACGAGGCCGGCAAGAACATGTCGCCCACGAACATCGAGAACGCGATGAAGGCGGCGTCGTCACTGATCGGACAGGTGGTGGCGATCGGGGACGGCAAGCCGTACATCGCCGCGCTCGTCGTCCTGGATCCCGACGCGGCCGCGGCACGAGCGAAGAACCTGAACATCCCGGATGCGGACGTCGCCACGCTGTCACGTCGGCGCGAGGTGATCGAGGAGGTCACCGCCGCCATCCGGGAGGGGAACGGCAAACTGTCGAGGGTCGAACAGGTCAAGCGGTTCACCATGGTGCCGGCCGCCTGGGACCCGGGTGGTGACGAATTGACGCCGACGATGAAGTTGCGGCGTAAGCCGATTGCGACGAAATACGCGGATCGAATCGGCGGGATGTACGGGGAGTCGCCGGGGAGCGACGTCATCGATCTGCGTTGA
- a CDS encoding ABC transporter ATP-binding protein/permease: protein MTDSIDWGSEVLASLRWIGIVFVIALVGVLVVGYLLARFSNWGRQYWRTAGGFFTDSDTRLLAWSLVGVLLLLAVAGVRLTVLFSYQGNDMFTALQTAAQGLAQGNQDALDAGKSAFWKAMWIFGVLAAIHIVRTLIELYLGSAFEIKLREYMTTRNTTDWLGGKAFYRNRFVEAARPQGPDSAIQPGVDNPDQRIETDITTVATSSRQLVFGYNGSSTNGVIPAIITIVSFTKILWDLSGPMSVFGAEVPRAMVWFVYMFVLITTVIAFWIGRPLIRLYFLRERLTANFRYALVRVRDGAENVALYHGEGVERAGLLERFGAVVGNFWQIVFRTLKFTGWNFVVNQLSVVFAYMIQAPRFFAGTITLGDMNQTASAFGNVHDSLSFFREAYDSFADFRAALIRLNGLEDANEESRELPVLATTDRDRAVRLTDVDITTPDGNELVRDLSLSLDPGDALVVKGRSGSGKTTLLRGLAGLWPFADGEFARPPGDRTLFLSQIPYIPLGDLRTAVAYPALPDDLGDDAIRAALERVFLPHLVDRLDEEEDWSKVLSPGEQQRVAFARILLTRPEVVFMDEATSAVDEGLEYSLYSLIRAELPETILVSVSHRSTTDQHHTNVLELTGGGSWEVRPVGA from the coding sequence GTGACTGACAGCATCGACTGGGGCAGCGAGGTATTGGCTTCGCTCCGGTGGATCGGCATCGTGTTCGTGATCGCTCTCGTCGGGGTGCTGGTCGTCGGCTATCTGTTGGCGCGGTTCAGCAACTGGGGTCGTCAGTACTGGCGGACCGCCGGTGGCTTCTTCACCGACTCCGACACGCGACTGCTCGCGTGGAGCCTGGTCGGGGTTCTGCTGCTGCTGGCGGTTGCCGGAGTGAGACTCACTGTCCTGTTCTCGTATCAGGGCAACGACATGTTCACGGCGCTCCAGACCGCAGCCCAGGGTCTTGCGCAGGGGAATCAAGATGCTCTGGACGCCGGAAAGTCGGCCTTCTGGAAGGCCATGTGGATCTTCGGCGTCCTCGCCGCGATCCACATCGTCCGAACCCTTATCGAGCTGTATCTGGGCAGCGCCTTCGAGATCAAGCTGCGCGAATACATGACAACGCGCAACACCACGGACTGGCTTGGTGGAAAGGCCTTCTACCGGAACAGGTTCGTCGAGGCGGCCCGTCCGCAGGGGCCGGATTCGGCGATCCAGCCCGGGGTCGACAACCCCGATCAGCGCATCGAGACAGACATCACGACGGTCGCGACGTCGAGTCGCCAGCTCGTCTTCGGGTACAACGGATCATCGACGAACGGTGTGATCCCGGCGATCATCACCATCGTGTCGTTCACGAAGATCTTGTGGGACCTGTCTGGTCCGATGTCCGTGTTCGGCGCGGAAGTGCCGCGCGCGATGGTCTGGTTCGTCTATATGTTCGTCCTGATCACCACTGTCATCGCGTTCTGGATCGGGCGACCGCTGATCCGCCTGTACTTCCTCCGAGAGCGTCTGACTGCGAACTTCCGTTATGCACTCGTCCGAGTTCGTGATGGCGCCGAGAACGTCGCCCTCTATCACGGTGAGGGCGTCGAACGTGCCGGTCTGCTCGAACGATTCGGAGCCGTGGTCGGCAACTTCTGGCAGATCGTCTTCCGGACCCTGAAGTTCACCGGCTGGAACTTCGTCGTCAATCAGTTGTCGGTGGTGTTCGCCTACATGATCCAGGCGCCGCGGTTCTTCGCAGGCACGATCACCCTCGGCGACATGAATCAGACGGCGTCGGCATTCGGCAATGTCCACGACTCGCTGTCGTTCTTCCGCGAGGCCTACGACTCGTTCGCCGATTTCCGTGCGGCACTCATCCGGCTCAACGGCCTCGAAGACGCCAACGAGGAGTCACGCGAGTTGCCGGTGCTCGCGACCACCGACCGCGACCGTGCCGTCCGACTCACCGATGTCGACATCACCACTCCGGATGGCAACGAACTCGTCCGCGACCTCAGCCTCTCTCTCGACCCGGGCGACGCCCTCGTCGTGAAAGGCCGGTCGGGTTCGGGCAAGACGACCCTGCTGCGCGGACTGGCCGGGCTCTGGCCGTTCGCCGACGGCGAGTTCGCCCGCCCGCCGGGCGACCGCACGCTGTTCCTGTCGCAGATCCCCTACATTCCGCTCGGAGATCTACGCACCGCGGTCGCCTATCCGGCCCTGCCGGACGACTTGGGGGACGACGCGATCCGGGCCGCGTTGGAGCGGGTGTTCCTCCCTCACCTCGTCGATCGCCTCGACGAGGAGGAAGACTGGTCGAAGGTGCTGTCGCCGGGGGAGCAGCAGCGCGTGGCATTCGCGCGCATCCTGCTGACCCGCCCCGAAGTGGTGTTCATGGACGAGGCGACCTCCGCCGTCGACGAAGGTCTGGAGTACTCGCTGTATTCGCTGATCCGGGCGGAACTACCCGAGACGATCCTGGTGTCCGTCAGCCACCGCAGCACCACCGATCAGCACCACACCAATGTTCTCGAGCTGACCGGCGGAGGTTCGTGGGAGGTTCGTCCGGTCGGCGCCTGA
- a CDS encoding acyl-CoA thioesterase, with the protein MTDQSEDLGKLLALLDVERRDDDLFIGQHPEQKTARTFGGQLLAQGVVSAGRTITRGNPPIHALHAHFIRGGDVSKPMEYHVARFRDGKSFANRQVTAMQDGSEVFTMLVAFQDNTAGLEHAVEIPQVPYPEDLPPLGEHFKGYEDRIATFVNALHPIDIRFANDPTWKMRDAGATLTDNRVWMKTDGALPDDPIMHVAAMCYASDTTVLDSIITTHGLSWGIDRLFAATVNHSMWFHREFRFDDWLLYATRSPVATGSRGMGSGRFWKRDGTLATSVVQEALIKYFPPKN; encoded by the coding sequence ATGACCGACCAATCCGAGGATCTCGGCAAACTGCTCGCGTTGCTCGACGTCGAGCGACGCGACGACGACCTGTTCATCGGCCAGCACCCGGAGCAGAAGACGGCGCGCACGTTCGGTGGGCAGCTGCTGGCGCAGGGAGTGGTGTCGGCGGGACGCACCATCACCCGGGGGAACCCGCCGATCCACGCGCTGCATGCCCACTTCATCAGGGGTGGCGATGTCAGCAAGCCAATGGAGTACCACGTCGCACGTTTTCGCGACGGAAAGTCGTTCGCGAACCGGCAGGTGACCGCGATGCAGGACGGCTCCGAGGTGTTCACCATGCTGGTCGCCTTCCAGGACAACACGGCAGGCCTCGAGCACGCGGTGGAGATCCCGCAGGTGCCCTACCCGGAGGACCTGCCGCCGCTCGGCGAGCATTTCAAGGGCTACGAGGATCGCATCGCCACGTTCGTCAATGCGTTGCACCCCATCGACATCCGGTTCGCCAACGATCCGACCTGGAAGATGCGCGACGCCGGCGCCACCCTCACCGACAACCGGGTGTGGATGAAGACCGACGGTGCGCTGCCCGACGATCCGATCATGCACGTCGCCGCGATGTGCTACGCGTCGGACACCACGGTGCTCGACTCGATCATCACCACACACGGTCTCTCGTGGGGGATCGACCGACTCTTCGCCGCCACCGTCAACCATTCGATGTGGTTCCACCGCGAATTCCGCTTCGACGATTGGTTGCTGTACGCCACTCGGTCGCCCGTCGCGACCGGAAGTCGCGGCATGGGATCAGGGCGGTTCTGGAAGCGTGACGGCACCCTGGCGACCTCGGTCGTCCAAGAGGCTCTGATCAAGTACTTCCCGCCGAAGAACTGA
- the pyk gene encoding pyruvate kinase yields the protein MTRRTKIVCTLGPATSSDEKLKELVEAGMDVARMNMSHGTHDVHREVYARVRKASDATEKAVGILADLQGPKIRLGKFEDTGAPNGEVLWATGEEVRVTVDDIVGTHDRVSTTYKHLAADAKPGDRLLVDDGKVGLVATAVDGNDVVCTVTEGGPVSNNKGLSLPGVNVSVPAMSEKDIADLEFALELGVDMIALSFVRSPADIELVHEVMDRVGRRVPVIAKLEKPEAIDNLEAIVLAFDAIMVARGDLGVELPLEEVPLVQKRAIQMARENAKPVIVATQMLDSMIENSRPTRAEASDVANAVLDGADAVMLSGETSVGKWPIDSVLTMDKIARAVEGGSRDVPPLSHVPRTKRGIISYAARDIGERLEVKALVAFTQSGDTVRRLARLHSRLPLLAFTPTQEVRSQLALSWGTETFIVDHVDTTDHMIDQVDLQLLRIGRLKEGDVVVIVAGAPPGTVGSTNMIHVHRIGEQDH from the coding sequence GTGACACGGCGAACAAAGATTGTCTGCACCCTCGGCCCGGCGACCAGCAGCGACGAGAAGCTCAAAGAGCTCGTCGAGGCCGGGATGGATGTGGCCCGGATGAACATGAGCCACGGCACCCATGACGTGCACCGCGAGGTGTACGCCAGGGTGCGAAAGGCGAGTGATGCCACTGAGAAGGCCGTCGGCATCCTCGCCGACCTGCAGGGCCCGAAGATCCGCCTGGGAAAGTTCGAGGACACCGGCGCGCCGAACGGCGAGGTGCTGTGGGCGACGGGTGAAGAAGTGCGGGTCACCGTCGACGACATCGTCGGCACCCACGATCGCGTGTCGACCACCTACAAGCACCTGGCCGCCGACGCCAAACCCGGTGACCGGCTGCTCGTCGACGACGGCAAGGTCGGCCTGGTCGCGACAGCCGTCGACGGCAACGACGTGGTGTGCACGGTGACCGAGGGCGGACCGGTCAGCAACAACAAGGGCCTGTCACTGCCGGGCGTGAACGTGTCGGTGCCCGCGATGTCCGAGAAGGACATCGCCGACCTGGAGTTCGCATTGGAACTGGGTGTCGACATGATCGCCCTGTCCTTTGTCCGTAGTCCGGCCGACATCGAGCTGGTCCACGAGGTCATGGATCGTGTGGGGCGGCGCGTGCCGGTGATCGCGAAGCTGGAGAAGCCCGAGGCCATCGACAACCTCGAGGCCATCGTGCTCGCGTTCGACGCCATCATGGTCGCCCGCGGTGACCTCGGCGTCGAGTTGCCGCTCGAAGAGGTTCCGCTGGTCCAGAAGCGGGCGATCCAGATGGCCCGGGAGAACGCCAAACCGGTCATCGTCGCAACCCAGATGCTGGACTCGATGATCGAGAACTCGCGACCCACCCGCGCCGAGGCCTCCGACGTCGCCAACGCGGTCCTCGATGGTGCCGACGCGGTGATGCTGTCCGGTGAGACCTCGGTGGGCAAGTGGCCGATCGATTCGGTGCTGACGATGGACAAGATCGCGCGTGCGGTCGAGGGTGGTTCCCGCGACGTCCCGCCGCTGTCACACGTGCCGCGTACCAAGCGCGGCATCATCTCTTACGCCGCTCGCGACATCGGTGAGCGACTGGAGGTGAAGGCGCTCGTGGCGTTCACACAGTCGGGCGACACGGTCCGCCGGCTCGCGCGTTTGCACTCGCGGCTTCCGCTGCTGGCCTTCACACCGACCCAGGAGGTGCGCAGCCAGCTGGCGCTGAGCTGGGGCACCGAGACGTTCATCGTCGATCACGTCGACACCACCGATCACATGATCGATCAGGTCGACCTGCAACTCCTGCGTATCGGGCGGCTCAAGGAAGGCGACGTGGTGGTGATCGTCGCGGGTGCTCCGCCCGGAACAGTGGGCTCCACCAACATGATTCACGTCCACCGAATCGGCGAGCAGGACCACTGA
- a CDS encoding glutamate synthase subunit beta: MADPRGFLEIPKRESKYRPIAERVKDWHDVYHHGENPLQEMAEVSEQATRCMDCGIPFCHSGTAGCPLGNLIPEWNDLVRRGRWDAASSRLHATNNFPEFTGMVCPAPCEAACVLSISEATTGGSVTIKRVEKTIAYESWAEGIIGPEPPAARSGKSVGVVGSGPAGLAAAQQLTRAGHEVTVYERDDRLGGLLRYGIPEYKLQKSDIDRRIAQMRAEGTEFVTSCDVGTDMSVDELRSRHDAVVLAIGAMEARDNPVPGRELSGVHLAMEHLVPANRECEGDGPSPISAAGKHVVIIGGGDTGADCLGTAHRQGAASVVQLDYNPELPSDRDESRSPWPTWPLVMRTSSAHAEGGERKYQVAVQRFVGDEDGNVTTLVLAEVEVVREPDGRRVVTPVGDEFEIPCEMALFAIGFAGVTRGPLLADLELEPNGRGALSCGSDWQTDAPGVFVCGDAHRGASLVVWAIAEGRSTAHAVDELLMGESDLPSPVRPATLPLSVR, from the coding sequence GTGGCTGATCCGCGCGGGTTCCTGGAGATCCCCAAGAGAGAATCGAAGTACCGTCCGATCGCCGAGCGGGTAAAGGACTGGCACGACGTCTACCACCACGGCGAGAACCCGTTGCAGGAGATGGCCGAGGTGTCCGAACAGGCCACCCGCTGCATGGACTGCGGCATCCCGTTCTGCCATTCCGGAACCGCGGGATGTCCGCTGGGAAATCTGATCCCGGAATGGAACGACCTGGTCCGCCGCGGACGATGGGACGCGGCGAGTAGTCGGCTGCACGCCACAAACAACTTTCCCGAGTTCACCGGGATGGTGTGCCCGGCGCCCTGCGAGGCGGCCTGCGTGTTGTCGATCTCGGAGGCCACCACCGGTGGCAGCGTCACCATCAAACGTGTCGAGAAGACCATCGCCTACGAATCGTGGGCGGAGGGCATCATCGGACCCGAGCCGCCCGCCGCGCGATCGGGAAAGTCGGTGGGGGTCGTGGGCTCGGGACCCGCGGGACTTGCTGCCGCACAGCAACTCACGCGAGCCGGTCACGAGGTGACCGTTTACGAGCGCGATGATCGGCTCGGCGGGCTGCTGCGCTACGGCATCCCCGAGTACAAGCTGCAGAAGTCCGACATCGATCGGCGGATCGCCCAGATGCGCGCCGAGGGAACCGAGTTCGTCACCAGCTGCGATGTCGGTACCGACATGTCGGTGGATGAGCTGCGCTCGCGTCATGATGCCGTCGTGCTGGCGATCGGCGCGATGGAGGCCCGCGACAACCCGGTGCCGGGTCGTGAGCTGAGCGGCGTGCATCTCGCGATGGAACATCTCGTACCCGCCAATCGCGAATGCGAGGGCGACGGTCCGTCGCCGATCTCTGCTGCGGGCAAGCATGTCGTCATCATCGGCGGTGGCGACACCGGTGCCGACTGCCTCGGCACCGCCCATCGCCAGGGGGCGGCATCGGTGGTGCAGCTCGACTACAACCCCGAACTGCCCAGCGACCGCGACGAGAGCCGGTCACCATGGCCCACATGGCCGTTGGTCATGCGGACATCATCGGCACACGCCGAGGGCGGCGAGCGGAAGTATCAGGTCGCCGTCCAGCGGTTCGTCGGCGACGAGGACGGAAACGTGACGACGCTGGTGCTCGCCGAAGTCGAGGTGGTCCGCGAGCCGGACGGGCGACGGGTGGTCACCCCGGTCGGCGACGAGTTCGAGATCCCGTGCGAGATGGCCCTGTTCGCCATCGGGTTCGCCGGCGTCACGCGAGGCCCGCTGCTGGCCGATCTCGAACTCGAGCCCAACGGCCGCGGTGCGCTGTCGTGCGGCAGTGACTGGCAGACCGACGCGCCCGGTGTCTTCGTGTGCGGAGACGCCCACCGCGGCGCCTCCCTCGTGGTCTGGGCGATTGCCGAGGGGCGATCGACCGCGCATGCGGTCGACGAGCTCTTGATGGGCGAGTCCGACCTGCCGTCGCCGGTGCGGCCGGCGACCCTCCCGCTGTCGGTGCGGTGA